The Cohnella abietis genome has a segment encoding these proteins:
- a CDS encoding TlpA family protein disulfide reductase has translation MLRWRNWLILTAVVLLTGVVLFQQLNGKHGKAANSSLAATEESEGEIPERPEIGYTAPSFSLADIDGKIYDLKKLRGKPIILNFWASWCGPCKDEAPSFVKLNKEYGDRLQIIAINLTATDSVKSAQQFAQEYGFTFPVVFDTDGEVAARYEIRPIPSTIFIDSQGIITDGVLGALTWDDLQARASNLLQGSSS, from the coding sequence ATGCTAAGATGGCGTAATTGGCTTATTCTAACTGCCGTTGTTCTATTAACGGGAGTTGTACTGTTCCAACAGTTGAATGGCAAGCATGGCAAAGCGGCGAATTCTTCGCTAGCAGCAACTGAGGAATCCGAGGGCGAAATTCCTGAAAGGCCCGAAATTGGTTACACAGCCCCGTCTTTCTCACTAGCTGATATAGACGGAAAAATCTATGATCTAAAGAAGCTACGAGGCAAACCAATCATTCTTAATTTCTGGGCATCGTGGTGCGGTCCATGTAAGGATGAAGCTCCCTCCTTCGTCAAGCTGAACAAGGAATACGGTGATCGCCTACAGATCATAGCGATAAACCTCACCGCAACGGATAGCGTTAAATCCGCTCAGCAGTTCGCACAAGAGTATGGCTTCACATTCCCGGTCGTATTCGATACCGATGGTGAGGTTGCGGCACGATATGAAATTCGCCCTATTCCTTCCACAATATTCATCGACAGCCAAGGGATCATTACAGACGGTGTACTTGGTGCACTTACGTGGGATGATCTGCAAGCTAGAGCTTCAAATCTTCTTCAGGGGTCCTCCTCGTAA